One Thomasclavelia spiroformis DSM 1552 DNA window includes the following coding sequences:
- a CDS encoding lactate utilization protein, giving the protein MDKNLQEIIRIREDRMIKAFNQNNMQITFVENFEQLHNYLKRYLSNQKTVSLGGSMTLFETGVIDLIKESDVVYNDRYQEGLSREELNDVFKKAFTSDIFITSTNALTTDGHLYNIDGTGNRVAAMIYGPKEVIVVAGKNKVFETEAEAINHIKTISAPANAVRLNKKTPCAKTGECKNCLSADRICSSYVKLGYQVNADRIKVIIVNEDLGY; this is encoded by the coding sequence ATGGATAAAAATTTACAAGAAATTATAAGAATTAGAGAAGATAGAATGATTAAAGCATTTAATCAAAATAACATGCAAATTACTTTTGTTGAAAACTTTGAACAATTACATAACTATTTAAAAAGATATTTATCTAATCAAAAAACTGTTTCCCTTGGCGGATCAATGACTTTATTTGAAACTGGTGTTATTGACTTAATTAAAGAAAGTGATGTAGTATATAACGATCGTTATCAAGAAGGTTTAAGTAGAGAAGAATTAAATGATGTATTTAAAAAGGCGTTTACAAGTGATATTTTTATTACAAGTACTAATGCTTTAACAACAGATGGTCATCTATATAATATAGATGGAACTGGTAATCGTGTTGCAGCAATGATTTATGGACCAAAAGAAGTAATCGTTGTAGCTGGAAAAAATAAAGTTTTTGAAACTGAAGCTGAAGCAATCAATCACATTAAAACAATTAGTGCCCCAGCTAATGCGGTCCGTTTAAATAAGAAAACACCTTGTGCAAAAACAGGTGAATGTAAAAACTGTTTATCAGCTGATCGTATTTGTAGCAGTTATGTTAAATTAGGATATCAGGTTAATGCTGATCGTATTAAAGTAATCATTGTAAATGAAGATTTAGGGTATTAA